The following are from one region of the Chionomys nivalis chromosome 16, mChiNiv1.1, whole genome shotgun sequence genome:
- the Fsbp gene encoding fibrinogen silencer-binding protein: MVGKARSSNFTLSEKLDLLSLVKPYVKILEEHTNKNSVIVEKNRCWDVIAVNYNAIGVDRPPRTAQGLRSLYKRLKEYAKQELLQQKEAQSDFKSSISEPTKKVMEMIPQISSFCLIRDRNHTQSASLDEAAQAGTSSLQVMVDHHPVAITVEVKQEEDIKSSPPVLPNPQHSDALEQREEHELVHVMEEPLSPSLSSVDMRTTSSPSSVPRRGDLFHCESGEHIRSLLRYDPQVLQMLKEEHQIILENQKNFGLYVQEKRDGLRRRQQLEEELLRAKIEVEKLKASRLCHNLPECSSL; this comes from the exons atgGTAGGGAAGGCTCGATCTTCCAATTTTACCCTATCTGAAAAGCTTGATCTGCTAAGCCTCGTGAAGCCTTACGTGAAAATTCTCGAAGAGCATACTAATAAAAATTCAGTAATAGTGGAGAAGAATAGATGTTGGGATGTCATAGCAGTTAACTATAATGCAATTGGAGTAGACCGCCCTCCTCGCACAGCGCAGGGCCTTCGCAGCCTTTACAAAAGGCTCAAAGAATATGCCAAACAGGAGCTGTTGCAGCAAAAGGAGGCCCAGTCAGATTTTAAGAGCAGTATTTCCGAGCCAACCAAGAAAGTTATGGAGATGATTCCCCAGATTTCCAGCTTCTGCCTGATAAGAGACAGGAACCACACACAAAG TGCAAGCTTGGATGAGGCTGCGCAGGCTGGTACCAGTTCACTACAGGTGATGGTGGATCACCATCCTGTTGCTATTACGGTAGAGGTGAAGCAAGAAGAAGACATTAAATCATCCCCTCCAGTGCTTCCAAATCCTCAACACAGTGATGCTTTAGAGCAAAGAGAAGAGCATGAATTAGTACATGTTATGGAAGAACCCTTGTCTCCATCACTTTCCTCTGTTGACATGAGAACGACATCATCTCCATCTTCTGTTCCTAGGAGAGGTGATCTTTTTCATTGTGAAAGTGGAGAACACATTAGGTCTCTGCTAAGATATGACCCTCAGGTCCTGCAAATGTTAAAAGAGGAACATCAGATAATCTTAGAAAATCAAAAGAATTTCGGATTGTATGTTCAGGAAAAGAGGGATGGATTGAGAAGAAGGCagcagctggaggaggagctgctcAGAGCAAAGATTGAAGTGGAGAAACTGAAAGCCTCTCGCTTATGCCATAATCTGCCCGAATGTAGTAGTCTCTAA